A section of the Saccopteryx leptura isolate mSacLep1 chromosome 6, mSacLep1_pri_phased_curated, whole genome shotgun sequence genome encodes:
- the UBLCP1 gene encoding ubiquitin-like domain-containing CTD phosphatase 1 isoform X2 — translation MILCWISNSFSRPLQECSQNDRSYLDLKLKEDVLGPPPDNDDVVNDFDIEDEVVEVENREENLLKISRRVKEYKVEILNPPREGKKLLVLDVDYTLFDHRSCAETGVELMRPYLHEFLTSAYEDYDIVIWSATNMKWIEAKMKELGVSTNANYKITFMLDSAAMITVHTPRRGLIDVKPLGVIWGKFSEFYSKKNTIMFDDIGRNFLMNPQNGLKIRPFMKAHLNRDKDKELLKLTQYLKEIAKLDDFLDLNHKYWERYLSKKQGQ, via the exons ATGATACTGTGCTGGATCTCAAACAGTTTCTCAAGACCCTTACAGGAGTGCTCCCAGAACGACAGAAGTTACTTGGACTTAAAGTTAAAG GAAGATGTCCTAGGACCACCTCCTGACAATGATGATGTTGTCAATGACTTTGATATTGAAGATGAAGTAGTTGAAGTAGAAAACAG GGAAGAAAACCTACTGAAAATTTCTCGCAGAGTAAAAGAGTACAAAGTGGAAATTTTGAATCCACCCAGGGAAGGGAAAAAGCTTTTGGTACTAGATGTTGATTATACGTTATTTG ACCATAGGTCTTGTGCAGAGACTGGGGTAGAATTAATGCGGCCATATCTTCATGAATTCCTTACATCTGCATATGAAGATTATGACATTGTTATTTGGT CCGCAACAAATATGAAGTGGATTGAAGCTAAAATGAAA GAGCTGGGAGTCAGtacaaatgcaaattataagatTACCTTCATGTTGGACAGTGCCGCTATGATAACAGTACATACGCCAAGGAGAGGATTAATAGAT GTAAAGCCTCTTGGTGTTATATGGGGAAAGTTTTCGGAATTTTACAGCAAGAAGAACACTATTATGTTTGATGACATAGGAAGAAATTTTCTCATGAACCCACAGAATGGACTAAAG ATAAGGCCTTTTATGAAAGCACACCTAAATCGAGATaaagacaaagaactcttaaaattaacTCAGTACCTCAAGGAAATAGCAAAATTAGATGACTTTTTGGACCTAAATCACAAATATTGGGAAAG GTATCTCTCAAAGAAGCAAGGACAGTAG
- the UBLCP1 gene encoding ubiquitin-like domain-containing CTD phosphatase 1 isoform X1, whose translation MALPIIVKWGGQEYSVTTLSEDDTVLDLKQFLKTLTGVLPERQKLLGLKVKGKPAENDVKLGALKLKPNTKIMMMGTREESLEDVLGPPPDNDDVVNDFDIEDEVVEVENREENLLKISRRVKEYKVEILNPPREGKKLLVLDVDYTLFDHRSCAETGVELMRPYLHEFLTSAYEDYDIVIWSATNMKWIEAKMKELGVSTNANYKITFMLDSAAMITVHTPRRGLIDVKPLGVIWGKFSEFYSKKNTIMFDDIGRNFLMNPQNGLKIRPFMKAHLNRDKDKELLKLTQYLKEIAKLDDFLDLNHKYWERYLSKKQGQ comes from the exons ATGGCTCTCCCTATTATTGTAAAATGGGGTGGACAGGAATATTCAGTGACCACACTTTCAGAAGATGATACTGTGCTGGATCTCAAACAGTTTCTCAAGACCCTTACAGGAGTGCTCCCAGAACGACAGAAGTTACTTGGACTTAAAGTTAAAG GCAAACCTGCAGAAAATGATGTTAAGCTTGGAGCTCTCAAACTGAAACCAAATACTAAAATCATGATGATGGGAACTCGTGAGGAGAGCTTG GAAGATGTCCTAGGACCACCTCCTGACAATGATGATGTTGTCAATGACTTTGATATTGAAGATGAAGTAGTTGAAGTAGAAAACAG GGAAGAAAACCTACTGAAAATTTCTCGCAGAGTAAAAGAGTACAAAGTGGAAATTTTGAATCCACCCAGGGAAGGGAAAAAGCTTTTGGTACTAGATGTTGATTATACGTTATTTG ACCATAGGTCTTGTGCAGAGACTGGGGTAGAATTAATGCGGCCATATCTTCATGAATTCCTTACATCTGCATATGAAGATTATGACATTGTTATTTGGT CCGCAACAAATATGAAGTGGATTGAAGCTAAAATGAAA GAGCTGGGAGTCAGtacaaatgcaaattataagatTACCTTCATGTTGGACAGTGCCGCTATGATAACAGTACATACGCCAAGGAGAGGATTAATAGAT GTAAAGCCTCTTGGTGTTATATGGGGAAAGTTTTCGGAATTTTACAGCAAGAAGAACACTATTATGTTTGATGACATAGGAAGAAATTTTCTCATGAACCCACAGAATGGACTAAAG ATAAGGCCTTTTATGAAAGCACACCTAAATCGAGATaaagacaaagaactcttaaaattaacTCAGTACCTCAAGGAAATAGCAAAATTAGATGACTTTTTGGACCTAAATCACAAATATTGGGAAAG GTATCTCTCAAAGAAGCAAGGACAGTAG